In Pseudomonas fluorescens NCIMB 11764, a single window of DNA contains:
- a CDS encoding acetyl-CoA C-acyltransferase family protein translates to MNPSDIFVISAVRSAIGSFGGSLKDVPPIQLATDVCRAAIERSGLAPEHIGHAVMGHVIPTEARDAYISRAVAMNAGLPKETPAFNVNRLCGSGLQAIVSAAQSLMLGDAGAALAGGVESMSRGAYLLPQARWGARMGDMQAIDYMLGVLQDPFAGFHMGITAENIAERYGITRQAQDELAMLSQQRAARAIAEGRFDGQIVPIEVASRKGTVTFATDEHVRAEVNAEQLAKMKPAFKKDGSVTAGNASGLNDGAGALIMATGEMVRAQGLKPMARLVGYAHAGVEPELMGLGPIPATRLVLKKAGLTVADLDVIESNEAFAAQACAVAQELGFDPEKVNPNGSGISLGHPVGATGAIIATKAIHELHRVQGRYALATMCIGGGQGIAVLFERV, encoded by the coding sequence ATGAACCCATCCGACATTTTCGTAATCAGTGCCGTCCGTTCCGCCATCGGCAGCTTCGGCGGCTCGCTCAAGGATGTGCCGCCGATTCAACTGGCGACCGACGTGTGCCGCGCCGCCATCGAGCGTTCGGGGCTGGCGCCTGAGCACATTGGCCATGCGGTGATGGGCCATGTGATTCCGACCGAAGCGCGTGACGCCTACATCTCCCGGGCGGTGGCGATGAATGCAGGCCTGCCGAAAGAGACGCCGGCCTTCAACGTCAACCGCCTGTGCGGTTCCGGTCTGCAGGCGATTGTCAGTGCCGCGCAAAGCCTGATGCTCGGTGATGCGGGCGCGGCGCTGGCCGGTGGCGTCGAGTCCATGAGCCGTGGTGCTTACCTGTTGCCGCAAGCGCGTTGGGGCGCGCGCATGGGCGACATGCAGGCCATCGACTACATGCTCGGCGTGCTGCAAGACCCGTTTGCCGGTTTCCACATGGGCATCACCGCGGAGAACATCGCCGAGCGCTACGGCATCACCCGCCAGGCTCAGGATGAACTGGCCATGCTCAGCCAGCAGCGCGCTGCACGGGCAATCGCCGAAGGCCGCTTCGACGGTCAGATCGTGCCGATCGAAGTGGCGTCGCGCAAAGGCACCGTGACCTTCGCGACCGATGAACACGTGCGCGCCGAGGTCAATGCCGAACAATTGGCCAAGATGAAGCCCGCCTTCAAAAAAGACGGCAGCGTCACCGCCGGCAACGCCTCCGGCCTGAATGACGGCGCGGGTGCGTTGATCATGGCCACCGGTGAAATGGTGCGCGCCCAAGGCCTCAAGCCGATGGCCAGGCTGGTGGGTTACGCCCATGCCGGGGTCGAGCCTGAACTGATGGGACTCGGTCCGATTCCCGCTACCCGTCTGGTGCTGAAAAAAGCTGGCCTGACCGTGGCCGACCTGGACGTCATCGAGTCGAATGAAGCCTTTGCCGCGCAAGCCTGCGCCGTGGCCCAGGAACTGGGTTTCGACCCGGAGAAGGTCAACCCCAACGGTTCGGGCATCTCGCTGGGCCACCCGGTGGGCGCCACCGGCGCGATTATCGCCACCAAAGCCATTCACGAACTGCACCGGGTCCAGGGCCGTTATGCCCTGGCGACCATGTGCATCGGCGGCGGCCAGGGCATCGCCGTGTTGTTCGAACGCGTCTGA
- a CDS encoding DUF3772 domain-containing protein, with protein MRHALKAMIFVAFTLFGAGPGMLSAADQPEISMPRAGAATLTVSPSDLQTLQVRLDNLKQQISLVDNFNQLEGPQDLVQMFMLDVDRLTASLLPLQTQLRTQLGVLGPVPLDEGAAEQSDITAQRTALTEQKNKVDATLKTLATLKTSASDLITQIAGIRRNMLESELTLSTRSILNPDFWSPVLAPSLDDRLRAKTFFDQATAVTRAAWQPGLRLTTSALLLLALLIWTLGRRLAERGLTWLCIHRMPEGRLRRSSLALASVLATVLTVGVALQLLFYTFTRQTPLTPMLTTFSQEFEKVAYTCVLITSLSRALLSTKHPSWRLPALADPVALSLEPYPRALAVVLLVLMTMNQIINATGMSSEVVLAGRGIIALVICFVLLDMLLRTSKVRRAVVLAGEAPEAGRTVAGVLYTIASLSMGITLLSLLTGYVSLARFITYELVWGFLVLCGFYVLMQCFKDACEFLFSVKSSSGKSLKQLLGIEDRRLEQISTILSGVGRAGLLLLAIVILFVGGVGTTLGQLLDNVFSILGGAGLRKLNIIPGHLLNAALALLIGIYLIRTLGRWLDKEFLPKTEMDPGMRASITTLFANIGYALVILMALSSLGVQWTNLAWIVSALSVGIGFGLQEIVKNFVSGLILLTERPVKVGDLISISGVEGDIRRINVRATEIQLSDRSIVIVPNSQLISQNLRNVTLGGSAQGVATLELTFPLDIDPEQVKDLLYNTYCEHETILDKPAPMVRFSKLTPEGITLTVTGYVGSPRIVGVTKSDLLFEILKRLGAAGIELAKPAPAV; from the coding sequence ATGCGTCATGCACTGAAAGCCATGATTTTCGTCGCTTTCACGCTTTTCGGGGCGGGACCCGGAATGCTGTCGGCGGCGGACCAACCCGAGATTTCAATGCCCAGGGCGGGCGCTGCGACCCTCACCGTTTCCCCAAGCGATCTCCAGACCCTGCAGGTTCGGCTCGACAACCTCAAACAGCAGATCTCGCTGGTCGATAACTTCAACCAGCTGGAAGGCCCGCAAGACCTGGTCCAGATGTTCATGCTGGATGTCGATCGCCTCACCGCCTCACTGCTTCCGCTACAAACCCAACTGCGTACACAACTGGGCGTGTTGGGGCCTGTCCCCCTTGACGAAGGTGCGGCCGAACAATCCGATATCACCGCGCAGCGAACAGCGCTCACCGAACAAAAAAACAAAGTCGACGCCACCCTGAAAACCCTGGCCACTCTGAAAACCAGTGCCTCCGACCTCATTACCCAGATCGCCGGCATCCGTCGCAACATGCTGGAAAGCGAACTGACCCTGAGCACCCGCAGCATCCTTAACCCCGACTTCTGGTCGCCGGTCCTGGCCCCTTCGCTGGACGATCGACTGCGCGCCAAAACGTTCTTCGACCAGGCGACAGCGGTCACCCGAGCCGCGTGGCAACCGGGCCTGCGCCTCACAACCAGCGCGCTGCTGTTGTTGGCCCTGCTCATCTGGACGCTGGGTCGCCGGCTCGCCGAACGCGGGCTGACCTGGCTGTGCATTCACCGGATGCCGGAAGGACGCCTGCGCCGAAGTTCCCTCGCGCTGGCCTCTGTACTGGCCACCGTATTGACCGTCGGGGTCGCCCTGCAACTGCTGTTTTATACCTTCACACGCCAGACTCCGCTGACGCCGATGCTGACTACATTTTCCCAGGAGTTCGAAAAAGTCGCCTACACCTGCGTCCTGATCACCTCGCTGAGTCGCGCCCTGTTATCCACGAAGCACCCGTCCTGGCGACTTCCGGCGCTCGCCGACCCGGTGGCGCTGTCACTGGAACCTTATCCCCGAGCGCTGGCCGTGGTGCTGTTGGTGCTGATGACAATGAACCAGATCATCAACGCAACCGGGATGAGCAGCGAAGTGGTGCTCGCCGGTCGCGGCATCATCGCGCTGGTGATTTGTTTTGTCCTGCTGGACATGTTGTTGCGCACCAGCAAGGTCCGAAGGGCCGTCGTGCTCGCGGGAGAGGCCCCCGAGGCAGGCAGGACGGTGGCTGGCGTGCTTTACACAATCGCCAGCCTCTCGATGGGGATAACACTGTTATCTCTGTTGACAGGGTATGTGTCCCTGGCCCGGTTCATCACGTATGAACTGGTCTGGGGCTTCCTCGTGCTCTGCGGCTTTTATGTGCTGATGCAATGCTTCAAGGATGCCTGCGAATTCCTGTTCTCGGTCAAAAGTTCCAGCGGCAAGTCGCTGAAACAACTGCTGGGCATTGAAGATCGGCGCCTGGAACAGATTTCGACCATCCTGTCAGGGGTCGGCCGCGCCGGTCTGTTGCTGCTGGCGATCGTCATCCTGTTTGTAGGGGGGGTCGGCACGACCCTGGGGCAATTGCTCGACAACGTCTTTTCCATCCTTGGCGGGGCCGGGTTGCGCAAGCTGAACATCATCCCGGGGCACTTGCTCAATGCTGCACTGGCCTTGTTGATCGGCATTTACCTGATACGCACGCTGGGCCGCTGGCTGGACAAGGAGTTTCTGCCAAAGACCGAAATGGACCCGGGCATGCGTGCTTCGATCACCACACTGTTCGCCAATATCGGCTATGCGTTGGTGATCCTGATGGCGCTGTCATCATTGGGTGTGCAGTGGACCAACCTGGCCTGGATCGTCAGCGCGTTGTCGGTGGGGATAGGCTTTGGCTTGCAGGAGATCGTCAAGAATTTCGTGTCCGGCCTGATCCTGCTGACCGAACGCCCGGTGAAGGTCGGCGACCTGATCAGCATCAGCGGGGTCGAAGGCGACATCCGCCGGATCAACGTGCGGGCCACCGAAATCCAGCTCAGTGACCGCTCGATTGTCATCGTGCCCAATTCGCAGCTGATCTCGCAAAACCTGCGCAACGTAACCCTGGGCGGTAGCGCCCAAGGGGTGGCGACACTGGAACTCACCTTCCCCCTGGACATCGACCCCGAACAGGTGAAAGACCTGCTCTACAACACCTACTGCGAGCACGAAACCATTCTCGACAAACCGGCACCGATGGTGCGCTTCAGCAAACTGACGCCCGAAGGCATCACCCTGACCGTCACCGGCTATGTCGGCAGCCCGCGCATTGTCGGCGTGACCAAGAGCGACCTGCTGTTCGAGATTCTCAAGCGCCTGGGTGCCGCGGGCATCGAACTGGCGAAGCCGGCACCCGCGGTGTGA
- a CDS encoding DUF2790 domain-containing protein, with translation MKMFILGFAALLATGSAFADTQTTTAPVIHDKTGFFVHMDVDKVLSSTDISQQCGLIPARLDYLDHQGREHVLDYQVNGSGCTNDH, from the coding sequence ATGAAAATGTTTATCCTCGGTTTCGCCGCCCTCCTCGCCACCGGCTCGGCGTTTGCCGATACGCAGACAACCACGGCGCCAGTGATCCATGACAAGACCGGTTTCTTCGTGCACATGGACGTTGATAAAGTCCTGTCCAGCACCGACATTTCGCAGCAGTGCGGCCTGATTCCGGCGCGGCTCGACTACCTGGACCACCAGGGTCGCGAGCATGTGCTGGATTACCAGGTCAACGGCAGCGGCTGCACCAATGATCATTGA
- a CDS encoding DUF6152 family protein, translating into MKSMLGGIGLSLILVATAAFAHHGWSEYDSDNPLQLNGTIEESGYSHPHGFVRLKTPDKTWNVVLAPPSRMENRGLSREMLSVGSTVSVVGYQNRNKPDELRAERITVGGKTTELR; encoded by the coding sequence ATGAAAAGCATGCTCGGCGGCATTGGTTTGTCACTGATACTGGTGGCAACCGCAGCGTTCGCTCATCACGGCTGGAGTGAATACGACTCCGACAATCCCTTGCAGTTGAACGGCACGATCGAAGAATCGGGTTACTCCCATCCCCATGGATTCGTGCGCCTCAAAACACCGGACAAGACCTGGAACGTGGTATTGGCGCCGCCCTCGCGCATGGAAAACCGTGGTCTTTCCCGGGAGATGCTAAGCGTCGGCAGCACGGTCAGCGTGGTCGGCTACCAGAATCGCAACAAACCGGATGAACTGCGCGCCGAACGCATCACGGTCGGCGGCAAAACCACAGAGTTACGCTGA
- a CDS encoding heavy metal sensor histidine kinase, producing MNRLRHSLTLRLALVFALLAFVSLTLLGVALYRDLEHELIRRDDAALVNRIDQLRTFLNDSNTLELIRTKPALFQNMLGNREALLSIGAPGQKPLLVVNPGNLAMPSLAPVAMDHPLSLADVQHYPGVDGVPFAALAATIDSGDMGSLQVVTGRLMTERTAVLARYRLNVYLFASVAAILLALSGYLLVHRGLLPVRRLARHAHGIGVGNLTERLDGQGAPRELLPMIEALNAMLDRLGKGFVQLGQVSTDMAHELRTPINNLLGETQVALQQNRSVEAYQQLLASNVEELERLARMLDNMLFLARTDPASALSQRQELDASDEMERMADYFEGPAADVGISIDAQGSGVIWAEPMLLRRALANLCANAIKYGAPHSELFIRATPAADGIRLIVRNQGPTIAAEHLPRLFERFYRVDESRERSAHSNGLGLSIVATIMQLHHGRYSVSSSEGVTCFELFFPERRVGE from the coding sequence ATGAACCGCCTTCGCCATTCCCTGACATTGCGCCTGGCGCTGGTGTTTGCCTTGCTGGCGTTTGTCTCGCTGACCCTGTTGGGCGTGGCGCTTTACCGCGACCTGGAGCACGAGCTGATCCGTCGCGACGACGCCGCCCTGGTGAACCGCATCGATCAGTTGCGCACCTTCCTCAACGACAGCAATACGCTGGAGCTCATCAGGACCAAACCGGCGTTGTTCCAGAACATGCTGGGTAATCGCGAAGCCCTGTTGAGCATCGGCGCGCCGGGACAAAAACCCTTGCTGGTGGTCAACCCCGGCAACCTGGCCATGCCGTCGCTGGCGCCGGTGGCGATGGACCATCCGCTGAGCCTGGCCGACGTGCAGCACTACCCCGGCGTGGATGGCGTGCCTTTCGCGGCGTTGGCGGCGACCATCGATTCCGGCGACATGGGCAGCTTGCAAGTGGTCACCGGGCGCCTGATGACCGAGCGCACCGCCGTGCTCGCCCGGTACCGGCTCAATGTGTACCTCTTCGCCAGCGTGGCAGCGATTCTGCTGGCGCTGTCCGGTTACCTGCTGGTGCATCGCGGCCTGCTACCCGTGCGGCGCCTGGCTCGGCACGCCCATGGTATCGGCGTCGGCAACCTCACCGAGCGCCTCGATGGCCAGGGCGCGCCGCGGGAACTGCTGCCGATGATCGAGGCGCTCAATGCCATGCTCGACCGTTTGGGCAAGGGCTTTGTGCAACTGGGTCAGGTGTCGACCGATATGGCCCATGAGCTGCGCACGCCGATCAACAATCTGCTCGGCGAAACCCAGGTCGCGCTGCAGCAGAACCGCAGTGTCGAAGCCTATCAACAACTGCTCGCCTCCAACGTCGAAGAGCTTGAGCGCCTGGCGCGGATGCTCGACAACATGCTGTTTCTGGCGCGCACTGACCCGGCCAGTGCCTTGAGCCAACGCCAGGAACTGGACGCCTCCGACGAAATGGAACGCATGGCCGACTACTTCGAAGGGCCGGCGGCAGACGTCGGGATCAGCATCGACGCCCAGGGCAGCGGCGTGATTTGGGCAGAACCGATGCTGCTGCGCCGTGCGCTGGCCAACCTTTGCGCGAACGCCATCAAATATGGGGCGCCGCATTCCGAGCTGTTCATTCGCGCCACGCCTGCGGCTGACGGTATCCGGTTGATCGTGCGCAACCAGGGGCCGACCATTGCTGCCGAACACTTGCCCCGGTTGTTTGAACGCTTTTACCGGGTCGACGAATCCCGCGAGCGTTCGGCGCATTCCAATGGCTTGGGGTTGTCGATTGTGGCGACGATCATGCAATTGCATCACGGTAGGTACAGCGTCAGCAGCAGTGAGGGGGTGACGTGTTTTGAGTTGTTTTTTCCGGAACGGCGGGTGGGTGAGTGA
- a CDS encoding AAA family ATPase → MNALEAKLLCFSYSDKVIFKDASMNVLPGVITGLLGPNGSGKTTFFDIVFGLKKVDKSEFNNGFSSQLYLSQTVVTPPVLRMFDIFKMTALLSSARPVSQEQALGKLASWSPEIVERFKEIWNKKSAVCSYGEKRWFFTLSLLAVEADLVVLDEPTAGVDPEFRHYIWKCLRGAASEGAAILMSSHNIEEVASHCDSFYMISQKQFKPFCSGEDFMSRYNATSLDQAFIHAAAESV, encoded by the coding sequence ATGAACGCTCTGGAAGCGAAATTACTGTGTTTTAGTTATTCTGATAAAGTGATATTCAAGGATGCTTCTATGAATGTTTTGCCGGGGGTGATTACCGGCTTGCTGGGTCCAAATGGATCTGGGAAAACCACTTTTTTTGATATTGTTTTTGGTCTGAAGAAGGTAGATAAGAGTGAATTTAATAATGGCTTCTCCAGTCAACTTTATCTTTCGCAAACAGTAGTTACTCCACCTGTGCTGCGGATGTTTGATATTTTCAAGATGACAGCGTTACTCAGTTCTGCCAGGCCTGTGTCGCAAGAGCAAGCGCTAGGAAAGCTAGCTTCTTGGAGTCCCGAAATAGTGGAGCGTTTTAAAGAGATTTGGAATAAAAAATCTGCTGTATGTAGTTACGGTGAGAAACGGTGGTTCTTTACTCTTTCACTGTTGGCCGTGGAAGCGGATCTTGTTGTATTGGATGAGCCAACCGCTGGCGTGGATCCGGAGTTCAGGCATTATATTTGGAAGTGTCTACGTGGGGCTGCAAGTGAAGGGGCGGCGATTTTAATGTCGTCGCATAATATCGAAGAGGTTGCGAGTCACTGTGACAGTTTTTACATGATCAGTCAGAAACAATTTAAACCATTCTGTTCAGGTGAGGATTTCATGAGTCGTTATAACGCAACTTCGTTGGACCAAGCCTTTATCCACGCAGCAGCTGAATCCGTCTAA
- a CDS encoding c-type cytochrome — translation MFTSLRLPLIGLLSIVLADTTYAADCAPDQGHGAQVFANECAVCHSVAKGMTGMMGPNLAGVVGRKSGSLEGFNYSQAMRNKDIDWQAENIAQLITQPQAFVPGTYMPYMGLASADDRQAVVCFLKEQQ, via the coding sequence ATGTTTACCTCCCTGCGACTACCTCTTATCGGTCTGCTCTCTATCGTCCTGGCTGACACCACGTATGCCGCCGACTGCGCCCCGGATCAGGGCCATGGCGCCCAGGTCTTCGCCAATGAGTGCGCGGTCTGCCACTCAGTGGCCAAGGGCATGACAGGCATGATGGGACCGAACCTGGCGGGTGTGGTCGGGCGCAAGTCCGGCTCGCTGGAAGGCTTCAACTATTCCCAGGCCATGCGCAACAAGGACATCGACTGGCAGGCCGAGAACATCGCGCAACTCATCACCCAACCCCAGGCATTCGTGCCGGGGACCTACATGCCTTACATGGGCCTGGCATCGGCGGACGATCGCCAGGCGGTCGTGTGCTTCCTCAAAGAACAACAGTAA
- a CDS encoding DUF6644 family protein, with protein sequence MQTLNTGVEANADSWLDWVGDSQLGAAMRGDLWLYPMVEVVHIIGFAVLVGSVVMFDLRVLGLSKNIAVTDLARHLLTWSVAALLLIVPAGLMMFSAHPHDFASNGVFILKLCLIATAGLNAALFHVGVYRSVHQWNTAVAAPGIAKCQALLSIALWFTVVLCGRLLAYT encoded by the coding sequence ATGCAAACCCTCAACACCGGCGTGGAAGCGAATGCGGACAGCTGGCTGGACTGGGTGGGTGACTCGCAACTGGGCGCCGCCATGCGCGGCGACCTGTGGCTGTATCCGATGGTGGAGGTGGTTCACATCATCGGGTTCGCCGTGTTGGTCGGCTCGGTCGTGATGTTTGATCTGAGGGTACTCGGCTTGTCGAAAAACATTGCCGTGACTGACCTTGCTCGGCACCTTTTGACCTGGTCAGTCGCTGCACTGCTGTTGATCGTGCCTGCGGGGCTGATGATGTTTTCAGCCCACCCACATGATTTCGCCTCCAACGGCGTTTTCATCCTCAAGCTTTGCCTGATTGCGACGGCCGGCCTCAATGCTGCGCTGTTCCACGTCGGCGTCTATCGGTCAGTCCATCAATGGAACACCGCCGTCGCCGCGCCCGGCATTGCTAAATGCCAGGCGCTGCTATCGATCGCGTTGTGGTTCACCGTGGTGTTGTGCGGTCGGTTACTGGCCTACACCTGA
- a CDS encoding heavy metal response regulator transcription factor → MNILVVEDEPKAGNYLLNGLQELGYSVSLARNGADGLHLALEHDFDVIVLDVMMPKMDGWEVLRRLRKEADTPVLFLTARDDIADRIKGLELGADDYLIKPFSFAELVARLRTLTRRGPTREEEQLQVDDLQIDVLKRRITRAGVKITLTNKEFALLHLFATHQGQVLSRSMIASRVWDMNFDSDTNVVDVAVRRLRLKIDDPFQLKLIHSVRGIGYRFDTQP, encoded by the coding sequence ATGAACATCCTCGTAGTCGAAGACGAACCCAAAGCGGGTAATTACCTGCTCAACGGCCTGCAGGAGCTCGGTTACTCCGTCAGCCTGGCGCGGAACGGCGCCGACGGTTTGCACCTGGCCCTGGAGCACGACTTCGACGTCATTGTGCTGGACGTGATGATGCCGAAAATGGATGGCTGGGAAGTCCTGCGCCGTTTGCGCAAGGAAGCCGACACGCCGGTACTGTTTCTCACCGCCCGGGATGACATCGCCGACCGCATCAAGGGCCTGGAACTGGGCGCCGACGATTACCTGATCAAGCCTTTTTCCTTCGCCGAACTGGTGGCGCGCCTGCGCACCCTGACTCGCCGTGGTCCCACCCGCGAAGAAGAACAGTTGCAAGTGGACGACCTGCAAATCGACGTACTCAAGCGCCGCATCACTCGCGCGGGTGTGAAGATCACCCTGACCAACAAGGAATTCGCCCTGCTGCACCTGTTCGCCACGCACCAGGGCCAGGTCCTGTCGCGCTCGATGATCGCGTCACGGGTCTGGGACATGAATTTCGACAGCGACACCAACGTCGTCGACGTCGCCGTGCGCCGCCTGCGCCTGAAAATCGATGACCCGTTCCAGCTCAAGCTGATCCACAGCGTGCGCGGCATCGGCTACCGCTTCGATACACAGCCATGA
- a CDS encoding alpha/beta hydrolase: MKPLSKLCLIAASLLMLGTGSAMASDIAPVKANNVVLVHGSWADGSSWADVISRLQAAGLHVTAVQNPLTSVADDVAATQRVLNQQDGPTVLVGHSYAGTVVSEAGVNPKVSSLVYVAARAPDAGEDFVALSGKYPTMPVRAGTEEHDGFVSLKQDAFLKYFASDVPHDKAMQLFAVQQPIAKTLFTDRTTAAAWHSKPSWYAVSSLDQTINPDLERFLAKRMGATTIELPSSHLSLVSHSKEIADLILEASGRQP; this comes from the coding sequence ATGAAACCATTGAGCAAACTCTGCCTGATCGCCGCCAGCCTGTTGATGCTCGGCACCGGATCCGCCATGGCCAGCGACATCGCGCCGGTCAAGGCCAACAACGTCGTGCTGGTGCACGGCTCCTGGGCCGATGGCTCGAGCTGGGCGGACGTGATCTCGCGGTTGCAGGCTGCCGGACTGCACGTCACCGCCGTACAAAACCCGCTGACCTCGGTGGCCGACGACGTCGCCGCGACCCAGCGCGTACTCAATCAGCAAGACGGCCCGACGGTGCTGGTCGGCCACTCCTACGCCGGCACCGTGGTCAGTGAAGCCGGGGTCAATCCCAAGGTCAGTTCGCTGGTATACGTCGCCGCCCGCGCGCCGGACGCCGGGGAAGATTTCGTCGCGTTATCAGGTAAATACCCGACCATGCCCGTGCGCGCCGGCACCGAAGAACACGACGGTTTCGTCAGCCTGAAGCAGGACGCCTTCCTCAAGTACTTTGCCAGCGACGTGCCCCACGACAAGGCGATGCAACTGTTCGCCGTGCAGCAACCGATCGCCAAGACCCTGTTCACCGATCGCACCACCGCAGCCGCCTGGCACAGCAAACCGTCGTGGTACGCGGTCTCCAGCCTCGACCAGACCATCAATCCGGACCTCGAACGATTCCTCGCCAAGCGCATGGGCGCGACCACCATCGAGCTGCCGTCGAGCCACTTGTCGCTGGTCTCCCACTCCAAAGAGATCGCCGACCTGATCCTCGAAGCCTCGGGCCGCCAGCCTTAA
- a CDS encoding aldehyde dehydrogenase family protein, which yields MSNVEILPQVAAFLDRRHGCFIDGQWVFAEGPSIAVVNPATGKTLCETLDAPLEVVEQAVQSSHKAFKSGVWSGLRPADRERILLNFTALVEAHAEELAQLETLSQGKSINMARALDLNATVEFMRYMSGWATKIEGQTFDVSIPLPPGAKFTAFTKREPVGVVVGIVPWNFPLLIAAWKLMPALATGCTVIIKPAMETPLTAMRLAELALEAGIPAGVFNVVTGGGANVGGVLTAHPLVSKVSFTGSTAVGKSVGVACMANMTRFSLELGGKNPMIVLADADIDKAIQGAILGGLLNNGQVCAAASRFYVHRSIHDRFVEGLAAAVSAMPIGAGMNCEAAINPLVSRKQQQGVLKHIELARREGARVVSGGELLEGEGFYVQPTILADIDHSMTVAREEVFGPVLGVMPFDDEDAVIALANDNRYGLAASLWTNDLGKAMNLVPRIEAGTVWVNAHVLLDPAMPFGGVKQSGMGREFGRAVIEAYTELKSVCIAH from the coding sequence ATGAGCAACGTTGAAATCCTGCCGCAGGTTGCTGCATTTCTTGACCGCCGCCATGGCTGCTTCATTGACGGCCAATGGGTGTTTGCCGAAGGGCCGAGCATTGCCGTGGTCAACCCGGCCACCGGCAAAACCCTGTGCGAAACCCTGGACGCGCCGCTGGAAGTGGTCGAGCAAGCCGTGCAGTCGTCCCATAAAGCCTTCAAATCCGGCGTGTGGTCGGGGCTGCGTCCGGCAGACCGTGAACGCATTCTGCTGAACTTCACCGCACTGGTTGAGGCGCATGCCGAAGAACTGGCGCAGCTGGAAACCCTGAGCCAGGGCAAATCGATCAACATGGCGCGCGCGCTGGATCTGAACGCCACCGTGGAGTTCATGCGCTACATGTCCGGCTGGGCGACCAAGATCGAAGGGCAGACCTTTGACGTGTCGATTCCGCTGCCGCCAGGGGCGAAATTCACCGCGTTCACCAAGCGTGAGCCGGTGGGTGTGGTGGTCGGGATTGTGCCGTGGAACTTCCCGTTGTTGATTGCGGCCTGGAAGTTGATGCCCGCGCTGGCTACCGGTTGCACGGTGATCATCAAACCGGCGATGGAAACCCCGCTGACCGCCATGCGCCTGGCCGAACTGGCGCTGGAGGCCGGCATTCCGGCGGGCGTGTTCAACGTTGTCACCGGCGGTGGCGCTAATGTCGGCGGCGTGCTGACGGCGCATCCGTTGGTGAGCAAGGTGTCGTTCACTGGCTCGACCGCTGTCGGAAAAAGTGTCGGCGTGGCGTGCATGGCAAACATGACGCGTTTCTCGCTGGAGCTCGGCGGTAAAAACCCGATGATCGTGCTGGCCGATGCCGATATCGACAAAGCCATTCAGGGCGCGATCCTCGGCGGTCTGCTGAACAACGGCCAGGTCTGTGCGGCAGCTTCGCGCTTCTATGTGCATCGCTCGATCCACGACAGATTCGTCGAAGGGCTCGCGGCAGCGGTCTCGGCCATGCCAATCGGTGCGGGCATGAACTGCGAAGCGGCGATCAACCCGCTGGTGTCGCGCAAGCAGCAACAAGGCGTACTCAAACACATCGAACTGGCTCGCCGGGAAGGTGCGCGCGTGGTGTCCGGTGGCGAGTTGCTGGAAGGCGAGGGCTTCTATGTGCAGCCGACGATACTGGCGGACATCGACCACAGCATGACGGTCGCCCGCGAAGAAGTGTTCGGTCCGGTGTTGGGGGTGATGCCGTTTGACGATGAAGACGCCGTGATCGCCCTGGCCAACGATAACCGCTACGGCCTGGCGGCCAGCCTGTGGACCAATGACCTCGGCAAAGCCATGAACCTGGTGCCGCGCATCGAAGCCGGCACTGTCTGGGTCAATGCCCACGTGTTGCTCGACCCGGCGATGCCGTTCGGTGGCGTCAAGCAATCCGGCATGGGCCGCGAGTTCGGGCGTGCAGTGATCGAAGCGTACACCGAGCTGAAATCAGTGTGCATTGCCCACTGA